The DNA segment AACTATCTGACGCCGATCTCCCTGATTGCCGACACACCGCTCAAAATCAAATTGCCCAATGGGACCTATTACAAGCCGACCAACTACGAGAAAACCTTCTCGGACACACCCATCCCACTGTGGAAGGATCTGGCAGATTCCATCAACGTGCCCAGTGTGCGTATTCTGATGCACGTCGGCATCCCGTATGCGATCCAATACGCCAAACAATTCGGCTTCAAGAATACACAACTCCCCCCCGTACCCTCGCTCGTCCTCGGTGCCGCAGACGTCACGCCGATGCAGATGGCGCGAGCCTATGCCGTGTTTTCCAATGGCGGCTTTCTCATCAATCCCTACCTGATCACCAAAGTCATCAAGGCCGACGGCGAAGCGCTGCCACTCAAAAATTGCACGCTCTGCGTCACACAACCACCCAATAAACCCGTAATAACGCCCGGCGTGGCCTACCTGATGACACGCATGCTGCAACGCGTCATCAGAAACGGAACCGGAATTGCCGCCAAACCGCTCGGACATTATCTGGCCGGCAAGACCGGCACGACCAATGACGAAAAGAATGCCTGGTTCGTAGGCTACGGGCGCCACTACATCGCCTCCGCGTGGGTCGGTTACGACAACAATGGCCCCATGGGTCACTGGGCCGCCGGCGCCCGCGAGGCACTCCCTATCTGGATTCATTTCATGAAGTCCGCATTGGCGGAAGAGGGCGATTACCCATTCTTCAAACCACAGGACATCACCCAGGCCAGCATTAACCCGAAAACAGGCACCCTCGAATCCGAAGGTGGCCAGGTATTCGACTTCCTATCCGGTTTTCTGCCTCCGGCCAGTGTCCCGGAATTCCCACTCTTCGGCCCGAACGCCAGCATGAACATGCCGCCCAGCACCACCAGTACCGGCTCGGGCAACGCCAACAACAGCTTCCTGCAACAGTTCGGCAACGCCCCGCTGCAAAACCCACCTAAAAGCGGCAACGGCAATAGCACGCAAAACAACAACGGGCCGCTTTTTTAAGGCCTCGTCCAAAGGGCGATTCAAAGGCGCTTTTGGCCGGATTGCCCATCGAACAACACCAAAAGTGTCATCCATGGCACAAAAGTCCCGTGTTACATATACGGGACTTTGGAGGTCGCAGGCATCCACTGGCACGTGGAGGTCTGTATGTCACTTCGCATAATGAATAAGGCGCCCAATGCCGACCAAATCCACCATCAAAGGCGCCTCACAGCCGGTTTAAGCGAAGAACAGGCCGCCCAGATAGCCGGAGTCAGTTTGCGCACGTGGCGGCGCTGGGAGCGCGGAGAAAGCCCCATGCCGACGTCTGCATGGCAATGGTTCCGCACCGTCACCGACGGCCTACCACTGGTCAAGGACTGGGAAGGCTGGGGGTTCAAGGACGGCAAGCTGTGGTCTCCGGAGAACGAGGGGTTCACACCCGGCCAGATCCGCTCTCTGACGTATCTGCAAGCCCTGAGCAAGGCCAAGACCGGACAACACCACTTCCAGCCCTCGGACGTCTTGGGCGGCATCGACGAACGCCTGGCCAACCACCTCAAGCTGCTGGGCAAGCTCGACCTGATCGGACTGCTGCTCTCGCTGACCTACAGCGAACACCTCAAGCACCACCCACAGAGCAGCGAGCAGATCGGGCAGGGGCTGCGCTACCTGATCGCGGGTGTGCAGCAGTTCCAGCAGCAGCAAGTCAGGATACCGACGACGGAGGCACGGACATGAACGGCACACCCAACGCGGACAGCACCAGCGACACGACCCCACTGGCCCTGATCCCCAAAGGCTTCAACCGCAGCTTTGAAGAACTCAAGGTCTATGTCGGGCTGCACTTCACGATCACGAAGCCGGTAGACGATACGCAGTTCGGCAAAATGATCTGGATGGATGAAGACCAAGACTACCGATCGCGCGAGGTACACGAGATGTGGCCGGTTGGCAGTCGAGGGCAAATCGAAGCGATCAAGTGGAGCGGCTACGGCAAGGAAGGCGGATGGTGGCTCAAGATCGAAAAGGATGGACCCTACGAAAAATGGGAGGCGGAGTACACCAATTGTCGGCCGGATGAGCTGTTCAACCACGTCGAGCTAGACCCGCCGGCGGTCAACGGTGAGGCCCGGCGGGACTGATGGCCAGCGTTCCCGAACGAGCAAAGCCCGTTCGTGCCCACCGGCACGCGAACCCCCAACAGCAGACAGGAGCAATAAGCATCATGAATCAACCCAGTGCGATTACGACGGGCGAGCGGTGGAGGCTCGAGCAAAGGCGGCGGCGGGCGCGGCTGCGCCTGCGCGCCCTTGGCCGCCGAAGCCGGGCGGTTGACATAAGGTCAACCGAGGCAGGCGGTTTACGGTCGGCAGGCTGTCCGATGGACAAGCTGTCGAGTTTGGCCGGACAATCTGTCCGGTTGACGGTCAACAGGTCCGGTTTCGAGGACAGTATGCCCATCCGCCGAGCCCATCGAACAACACCAAAAGTCTCACCCGTGGGACAAAAGTCCCGTGTTACATATACGGGACTTTGGAGGTCGCAGGCATCCACTGACAAGTGGAGGTCTGTATGTCACTTCGTGTAATGAATATTATGTTAAATGATGGCTGGCGCTGTCGTGTGATCACCCCGTTTTTGCTGTGCCCGCAGTGCCAACAAGCGAGGCGCTTTGTAGGAACGCCTTGGCTTCGGCCACGCTAGGAACACCTACCCCGTACAATTTACCCTCGATCACGGTGGCCGGTATGCTGCGTATCATCAGGTTGGCTACGATGTCCCGACCTGGCCTGATGCCGACATCCAAAACCTCGTAATCCACGTTGTCATGTTCCTTGGCAACTTGTGTCCAGACTCGTTCTGCCTGTGGGCAGCTCGGGCACCATTGCGAAACCAATAACTGTACTTTCATGTCTGTCGGTCCCCGCTCAGATTTGTTCACTAAGTCATTGTCTCTACATCAGTAGACTGTTTGCCTTGATCCATATCAAGGCAAACTCGAAGGCGCTGTTGTCTGCTTGAGGCAGACACGCCCCCACGAGGAAAACCGTTCATGACACATTTCGATCAGGCTTTTTTGGGTGAACATCGGGAGATGGAAACGCGGCTCAAAAACGTCGGCCAACACGCGGCGCAAGGTGAATGGCGTATGGCTGCAAGTGTGGTCGAATCCCAGAAGGCCCATCTGCTACATCATATCGATGTGGAGGAACGTGTAGTTTACCCAGCATTCGAGTCTCAGACCGATGATGAGGGTCGGCGCACCTTGGCTTTTTTGCGCAAACGGCATCTTGAGTTGCCGGTGTTTTTCGATGAATTGGCGGATGCGATAGCCGATCACGACGAAGAATCCCTCAACGACACCCTGGAAACGCTGCTGCGGATCATCGCGGATCATCACCAAACCGAGGAAAAGGATGTGTTTCCCTACTTCGAACCCACCGCACCTTTGGAGACTGTCGGCATAGATGCCGCCCGTGCGCTGGAGGAAGGCAGATGAGCACCTACCACGGCTGCGAATTACCGGAAGATCTGTATTACGATCTGGATTATGTATGGGTGCGCGCTGAGGCCGATGGCAGTTTGACGGTTGGCATCACCGACCCTGCACAGACTTTTGCCGGGCGTATTTTACGCGCGCGGATCAAGAAACCAGGCACTACCCTGCTGGCTGGGCGGCACGTTGCCACGCTGGAAAGTGGCAAATGGGCTGGCGGCGTACCAATTCCATTCGAGGCGCGTGTCCTGGAACGCAATGAGGCGGTACTGGAAGACGGCCATTTGATCAATATCGATCCCTACCGTGACGCTTGGATCGCACGCCTAGAGCCGATTGCTGGGGCGGAGGAAGCGCTGACAAGCCTGCATACCGGCGAGGAAGCGCAGGCGGCGCTTAGGGTTTGGATAGAAAGGTATGATATTCAGTGTCTTAGATGTTCTAGTTGATAGATTGAATTAAATCGGCAATAAGATCGCTCAAATCAGCCCATTAATCCACGTCTGAGTAGATTAGTGCCCAGAAAGACCAACGCTACGAGGAGCAGCTGGCGGAAACGCGCTTGATCGATACGCTGGCGTAGCCACTGACCCACGGCAATGCCGAACAGTGTTGGTATCAATGCCAGCGTTGATCCCCATAACTGCGGGACAGAGACTATGCCCAGACCGATCAACGAGGCACTCAGCGGAATCGATCCGCAAAGTGCAATCAATCCATAGGCGCCGATGAAGCGTTCGCGATCGAGCTTGAGCGCGACCAGGTACAAAATCAGCGGGGGCCCGTTGATCAGTGAAACGCCGTTGAGAACGCCGGCAAACAGCCCGACGCCCGGCCCTGCCCCGCGCTCATATTGAGATGGAAGGTGTAGATGTGGATTCAGCCATGATGTCAGACAAAAGCCCAGCACCACACATCCCAGCAACACAAACAAGCCGCGAGTCGGCACACTCACCAACAACTGCGCCCCGATGACGGTGCCGATACCGAATGCCAGTATGAGTGGCCAAAATCGCGCAAGAGCCCAGCGCAGGTGATCGCTACTCAGGCATTGCCAGAGATTGGCCACCACGATAGGTACGAGCAGAATCGCGATGATTGTATGGGGTGTCAGGAAGCCACCGAGAACCGAAACCACGAACACCGGCATGCCGATGCCAATCGCCCCTTTAATGAAGCCGCCACAGACGAGCACCAAGGCGATTGCGGCGATCATAGGGGGCGACAGATCCATGAGGGGCATACCGTATCAGCAGCAACTCAGCAGAGCCGCGCCGAACGAGTCAAACACTGATATTCGCGCGCCTGCGGATGTCGG comes from the Acidihalobacter yilgarnensis genome and includes:
- a CDS encoding hemerythrin domain-containing protein; the protein is MTHFDQAFLGEHREMETRLKNVGQHAAQGEWRMAASVVESQKAHLLHHIDVEERVVYPAFESQTDDEGRRTLAFLRKRHLELPVFFDELADAIADHDEESLNDTLETLLRIIADHHQTEEKDVFPYFEPTAPLETVGIDAARALEEGR
- a CDS encoding sulfite exporter TauE/SafE family protein, translated to MDLSPPMIAAIALVLVCGGFIKGAIGIGMPVFVVSVLGGFLTPHTIIAILLVPIVVANLWQCLSSDHLRWALARFWPLILAFGIGTVIGAQLLVSVPTRGLFVLLGCVVLGFCLTSWLNPHLHLPSQYERGAGPGVGLFAGVLNGVSLINGPPLILYLVALKLDRERFIGAYGLIALCGSIPLSASLIGLGIVSVPQLWGSTLALIPTLFGIAVGQWLRQRIDQARFRQLLLVALVFLGTNLLRRGLMG
- a CDS encoding glycine cleavage system protein H, producing the protein MSTYHGCELPEDLYYDLDYVWVRAEADGSLTVGITDPAQTFAGRILRARIKKPGTTLLAGRHVATLESGKWAGGVPIPFEARVLERNEAVLEDGHLINIDPYRDAWIARLEPIAGAEEALTSLHTGEEAQAALRVWIERYDIQCLRCSS
- a CDS encoding thioredoxin family protein; this encodes MKVQLLVSQWCPSCPQAERVWTQVAKEHDNVDYEVLDVGIRPGRDIVANLMIRSIPATVIEGKLYGVGVPSVAEAKAFLQSASLVGTAGTAKTG
- a CDS encoding VC1465 family Xer recombination activation factor produces the protein MNKAPNADQIHHQRRLTAGLSEEQAAQIAGVSLRTWRRWERGESPMPTSAWQWFRTVTDGLPLVKDWEGWGFKDGKLWSPENEGFTPGQIRSLTYLQALSKAKTGQHHFQPSDVLGGIDERLANHLKLLGKLDLIGLLLSLTYSEHLKHHPQSSEQIGQGLRYLIAGVQQFQQQQVRIPTTEART